Proteins encoded by one window of Desulfomonilia bacterium:
- a CDS encoding STAS domain-containing protein, whose product MKINKTTAGVSMTIELEGRLDSVTAPQLEAELKCSLDGITELALDFSALDYLSSAGLRVILAAQKVMNKKGCMQIRNVNKTIMNVFEITGFTDLLTIT is encoded by the coding sequence ATGAAAATTAACAAAACGACGGCCGGAGTCAGCATGACCATCGAACTCGAAGGCAGGCTGGACAGCGTAACGGCGCCGCAGCTCGAAGCCGAATTGAAATGCTCTCTTGACGGCATAACGGAACTGGCGCTTGATTTCTCGGCGCTCGATTATCTTTCATCAGCAGGACTGCGTGTAATTCTTGCCGCACAGAAGGTCATGAACAAAAAAGGGTGCATGCAGATCAGAAATGTCAACAAAACGATCATGAATGTGTTTGAGATCACGGGGTTTACTGATCTCCTGACAATCACCTAG
- a CDS encoding FtsX-like permease family protein, whose translation MTTASLALGNLIKRPWRTAILAVCIACLVGMQMAATIIERASRQGLKLGLERLGADLVAVPRQLDSDLVQAYMTGKAAVFYMPATIEQRIRNFDFVRQTSPQLYIESLSNATCCSTWNVFLIGFDPKTDFTVRPWLSRHRDIQLGPSDILVGAALQSPPGKTYKFYGQIFNVAGSLDASGMGLDYSVFIPIEGVKRMIAESGIKAVKRLDIAPDQTSAIMIKLKPEIFGGLPAWKAAYEIESRVPEVTIIQPADITVKVQKNLAATLKTLTMASFAIWPMTVLLVGLVFMMAVRERQREIGLMRAMGSTRLFIFRMIQLEALMISVLGAALGLIVSTGIVIGFERMIALRLEIPFAVPGVFEILFIAGLSFGLAVVTGVLAAMIPALKVSAMEPYEAIRRAG comes from the coding sequence ATGACAACGGCAAGCCTTGCCCTGGGCAATCTCATCAAACGCCCATGGCGAACCGCCATACTGGCGGTTTGCATCGCATGTCTTGTGGGAATGCAGATGGCGGCCACGATCATTGAACGGGCCAGCAGACAGGGTCTCAAACTGGGTCTTGAGCGCCTCGGGGCCGACCTGGTGGCAGTCCCCCGTCAGCTTGACAGCGACCTGGTGCAGGCCTACATGACGGGAAAAGCAGCGGTCTTCTACATGCCGGCCACTATCGAACAGCGTATCCGTAATTTTGATTTCGTCAGACAGACATCCCCTCAGCTTTACATAGAATCTCTCTCAAATGCGACCTGCTGTTCAACATGGAATGTTTTCCTGATCGGATTTGACCCCAAGACCGACTTTACTGTCCGGCCCTGGCTGAGCAGACACCGCGACATACAACTCGGCCCTTCAGACATCCTGGTCGGCGCTGCGCTACAGTCTCCGCCCGGAAAGACCTACAAATTTTATGGTCAGATATTCAATGTCGCGGGGTCGCTGGATGCAAGCGGTATGGGACTTGACTATTCCGTCTTCATCCCGATCGAGGGAGTCAAACGTATGATAGCCGAATCAGGGATAAAGGCAGTTAAACGGCTCGATATCGCCCCTGATCAGACATCTGCAATCATGATCAAGCTGAAGCCGGAGATATTCGGGGGGCTCCCTGCATGGAAGGCGGCCTATGAAATAGAGAGCCGGGTGCCGGAAGTCACTATCATCCAGCCCGCAGACATCACGGTAAAGGTTCAGAAAAATCTGGCCGCGACACTTAAGACCTTGACAATGGCCAGCTTCGCCATATGGCCCATGACAGTCCTTCTCGTCGGACTCGTGTTCATGATGGCAGTCAGGGAACGCCAGCGCGAGATAGGTCTCATGAGGGCAATGGGCAGTACACGTCTGTTTATATTCCGCATGATACAACTTGAAGCATTAATGATCTCGGTTCTGGGAGCAGCTCTCGGACTGATCGTTTCAACGGGAATAGTGATCGGTTTCGAGCGTATGATTGCACTTAGACTTGAAATCCCCTTTGCGGTGCCGGGAGTCTTTGAAATTCTTTTCATAGCAGGCCTTTCCTTTGGACTCGCAGTTGTCACGGGAGTTCTGGCCGCAATGATCCCGGCACTTAAAGTAAGCGCCATGGAGCCTTACGAGGCCATCAGGAGGGCGGGATGA
- a CDS encoding ABC transporter ATP-binding protein → MIILNGVSKLYGSGGGEIRAVDDVSLEVKEGEFLVLIGHSGSGKTTLLNLIAGMTRPDTGRIEIAGRDILGMSDAETAHMRASVIGFVFQFQSMISTLNALDNVRLPSLFRRHRSEKKEAFEMLDRVGLAGREHAYAHELSLGQQRRVGIARALFSRPSLLLCDEPTGDLDPETELAIMGLISGANRDGATIVMATHNHDLCSYANRILCMDHGRISSVEPGTEHAIK, encoded by the coding sequence ATGATAATCCTTAACGGGGTCTCAAAACTCTATGGTTCCGGAGGCGGTGAAATCCGTGCCGTGGATGACGTTTCTCTTGAGGTTAAAGAAGGCGAGTTCCTTGTTCTCATCGGCCATTCCGGAAGCGGTAAAACCACACTCCTTAACCTCATAGCCGGTATGACGCGTCCGGACACGGGACGAATAGAAATAGCCGGACGGGATATTCTCGGCATGAGTGATGCCGAAACGGCACATATGAGGGCTTCGGTCATCGGTTTTGTCTTTCAGTTCCAGAGCATGATTTCAACGCTCAATGCACTGGATAATGTCAGGCTCCCGTCGCTCTTCCGCAGACACAGATCAGAGAAGAAAGAGGCATTCGAAATGCTTGACCGGGTCGGTCTGGCCGGCAGGGAACATGCATATGCACACGAGCTTTCACTTGGTCAGCAGCGCCGTGTCGGTATTGCACGGGCCCTGTTCAGCAGGCCTTCGCTGCTGCTCTGCGATGAACCGACAGGAGACCTCGACCCTGAAACAGAACTGGCGATCATGGGTTTGATCTCAGGGGCGAACAGGGACGGTGCTACCATTGTCATGGCCACGCATAACCATGACCTCTGCTCTTATGCAAACCGTATCCTGTGCATGGACCACGGCCGGATTTCCTCGGTTGAGCCCGGGACAGAACATGCGATTAAATAA
- a CDS encoding DUF4418 family protein, producing the protein MKKSQIWALVIILLGVVVILIPWQLFPVCGVGRYAPPAGAMPRMHGCDGTLKAATYLGIITICAGLLPLFFKQHLAGLISAVSTAVIGVLLILFPTVITGVCKVPTMPCVFGTKPALIMAGIVLILVAGSFGIMLMKKKK; encoded by the coding sequence ATGAAGAAGTCTCAAATCTGGGCACTTGTAATTATTCTGCTGGGGGTGGTCGTCATACTTATCCCATGGCAGCTTTTCCCTGTCTGCGGAGTGGGTCGCTATGCACCGCCTGCCGGGGCTATGCCCCGGATGCACGGCTGTGACGGCACCCTTAAAGCCGCTACTTATCTGGGTATTATAACAATTTGCGCCGGGCTGCTGCCGCTATTTTTCAAACAGCACCTTGCCGGACTTATCTCGGCAGTTTCAACAGCAGTGATCGGCGTCCTTCTCATACTCTTCCCGACAGTCATAACAGGAGTCTGCAAGGTGCCGACAATGCCATGTGTCTTCGGGACAAAACCTGCCCTCATAATGGCGGGTATAGTATTGATACTGGTGGCTGGCTCTTTCGGCATCATGCTGATGAAAAAGAAAAAGTAA